One window of the Mycoplasmopsis anatis genome contains the following:
- the dcm gene encoding DNA (cytosine-5-)-methyltransferase translates to MNKKFLILDLFCGAGGISVGLEQISNFKSVIGLDFNKQALETYKFNHKDAIGIHGDITLKEVKERIINLSKEKGINMIVGGPSCQGFSNKGKMLGLNDPRNYLFKEYVEIVKHVKPKLFILENVKGMISSENGYFINEIVKSFEELGYKISYKVLNAADFGVPQNRERTILIGSLDFHFNFRILDEFKTKTPTVYEAISDLSYLNSGEGEEISDYINEPVSYYQKLMRKNSLKLYNHKATNHSKHALYKLSLIPPEKGKEFLPKELLGKQKFKTTWTRLEWNEPSPTIDTRFDTPSNGKNTHPILNRAITPREAARLQSFPDDFIFTGTKTSVCTQIGNAVPPLLAKAIGLGIIKAYSLASDKYEIDNCTIYNEDAYLIYDTLLKNNIKVDHIITDPPYNISKKNNFNTMKSSNRKGIYFGDWDNGFDIYNWIEKYSKLVKINGSMIIFCSYRYISYLINFIEKCDFDVKDIIEWKKTNPMPRNVNRRYVQDTEFAIWAVKKKSRWTFNKPRDKKYLRSTFVSPVVSGLERTSHPTQKSLSIIEELIKIHTNEGDLILDMFLGSGTTALACLRNNRKILGIEKDKVYFNIAVERIQQLYK, encoded by the coding sequence ATGAATAAAAAGTTTTTAATTTTAGATTTATTTTGTGGAGCTGGAGGGATAAGTGTTGGTCTCGAACAAATATCTAACTTCAAATCAGTAATTGGTCTAGATTTCAATAAACAAGCCTTAGAAACGTACAAGTTTAATCATAAAGACGCTATAGGAATCCACGGTGATATCACATTAAAGGAAGTAAAAGAAAGAATTATTAATTTATCCAAAGAAAAAGGTATAAATATGATAGTTGGCGGTCCGTCATGCCAAGGTTTCTCTAATAAAGGAAAAATGTTAGGTTTAAATGATCCAAGAAATTATTTATTCAAGGAATATGTAGAAATAGTGAAGCACGTTAAACCAAAATTATTCATTTTAGAAAACGTAAAAGGTATGATTAGCAGCGAAAATGGATATTTTATAAACGAAATAGTAAAGTCATTTGAAGAATTAGGATACAAAATTTCTTATAAAGTATTGAATGCAGCAGACTTTGGTGTTCCACAAAATAGAGAAAGAACTATATTAATAGGGAGTTTAGATTTTCATTTTAACTTTAGAATTTTAGATGAATTTAAAACAAAAACTCCTACTGTTTATGAAGCAATATCTGATTTATCATATTTAAATTCTGGAGAAGGTGAAGAAATATCGGATTATATTAATGAACCCGTTTCATACTATCAAAAACTAATGAGAAAAAATTCACTTAAACTTTATAATCATAAAGCTACAAATCATTCTAAACATGCTTTGTATAAATTATCATTAATTCCACCAGAAAAAGGAAAGGAATTCTTACCAAAAGAATTATTAGGAAAGCAAAAATTTAAGACAACTTGAACTAGATTAGAATGAAATGAACCTAGTCCAACAATAGATACTCGGTTTGATACTCCTTCTAACGGAAAAAATACACACCCAATATTAAATAGAGCAATAACACCAAGAGAAGCAGCAAGATTGCAGTCATTCCCTGATGATTTTATTTTTACAGGAACAAAAACTAGTGTTTGTACGCAAATTGGTAATGCTGTACCACCACTTTTAGCAAAAGCTATAGGATTAGGGATAATTAAAGCATATTCGCTCGCGAGTGATAAATATGAAATTGATAATTGTACAATTTATAATGAAGATGCTTATTTAATTTATGATACATTGCTCAAAAATAATATTAAAGTCGATCATATAATAACCGATCCGCCCTATAATATATCTAAAAAAAATAATTTTAATACAATGAAATCATCAAATAGAAAAGGTATTTATTTCGGTGACTGAGATAATGGTTTTGATATTTATAACTGAATTGAAAAATATAGTAAGTTAGTAAAAATCAACGGGTCAATGATAATTTTTTGTTCATATAGATATATAAGTTATTTGATTAATTTTATAGAGAAATGTGATTTTGATGTAAAGGATATAATTGAATGAAAAAAGACAAATCCAATGCCGCGTAATGTTAATAGAAGATATGTACAAGATACAGAATTTGCTATATGAGCGGTAAAAAAGAAATCTAGATGAACTTTTAATAAACCTAGGGATAAGAAATATTTAAGATCTACCTTCGTTTCACCAGTAGTTTCTGGGTTAGAGAGAACATCACACCCGACACAAAAGTCATTATCTATTATAGAAGAATTGATTAAAATTCATACAAACGAAGGTGATTTAATACTAGATATGTTTTTAGGTTCAGGAACTACAGCACTTGCTTGTTTAA